The Cylindrospermopsis curvispora GIHE-G1 genome contains a region encoding:
- a CDS encoding peptidylprolyl isomerase, protein MHFQIPRFKSFRFVWLALIVSSVLFMGCSPIQTASSASPNYTNLPRLVGKATVVMTVKGSPITIEVDGDNAPITAGNFLDLVQKGVYNGLMFHRVVRDPQPFVAQGGDPQSKDPNFPQARLGTGGYMDPQLNIERLIPLEIKPRGQKEPVYGKTISEKPVLIHKLGAIAMARSQTPDSASSQFYFALADLGFLDGAYAVFGYVTDGIEVVNQIQQGDRIDQAEVTKGLANLKLPQ, encoded by the coding sequence ATGCACTTTCAAATCCCCCGATTTAAATCTTTCAGGTTTGTGTGGTTAGCACTCATCGTTAGCAGTGTCTTATTTATGGGTTGTTCCCCCATTCAAACGGCTTCTAGTGCTTCCCCAAACTATACAAATTTACCTCGGTTGGTGGGTAAGGCCACTGTGGTAATGACGGTTAAGGGTTCACCTATTACTATTGAGGTGGATGGTGATAACGCTCCTATCACTGCTGGGAATTTTTTAGACTTGGTTCAAAAGGGTGTTTACAATGGACTAATGTTTCATCGCGTGGTGCGTGACCCCCAACCCTTTGTGGCTCAAGGTGGTGATCCCCAAAGCAAAGATCCCAACTTTCCCCAAGCTAGATTAGGAACTGGTGGGTATATGGATCCACAACTGAACATTGAACGTCTCATTCCCCTGGAAATTAAGCCCCGCGGCCAAAAAGAGCCAGTCTATGGCAAAACAATTTCTGAAAAACCTGTTTTGATTCATAAACTAGGTGCTATAGCTATGGCTAGATCTCAAACTCCTGATTCTGCTTCATCTCAATTTTACTTTGCTTTAGCTGATTTGGGATTTTTAGATGGTGCATATGCAGTTTTCGGTTATGTCACTGATGGTATTGAGGTGGTTAATCAAATTCAGCAAGGCGATAGAATTGACCAGGCTGAGGTTACAAAGGGATTGGCAAATTTAAAACTTCCACAGTAG
- a CDS encoding photosystem I assembly protein Ycf4: protein MTSSTVTNTGEISLHQKVLGSRRLSNYSWATIVTLGASGFSLASISSYLKVNLLIVTDATELIFVPQGLVMGIYGIAGMLLALYLWLVILWDVGGGYNEFNQETGKFKIFRWGFPGKDRQIAIESSIRDIQSVRISIKEGLNPQRALYLKVKGRRDIPLTRVGQPLSLSELETQGAQLARFLGVPLEGL from the coding sequence ATGACATCATCAACAGTGACTAACACAGGTGAAATTTCCCTACATCAAAAGGTTCTCGGTTCCCGACGATTGAGTAATTACTCCTGGGCAACTATTGTTACTTTAGGAGCATCCGGCTTTTCATTAGCCAGCATTTCTAGCTATTTAAAAGTTAATCTACTGATTGTCACTGATGCAACTGAGCTAATATTTGTCCCTCAAGGACTAGTGATGGGAATATATGGAATAGCGGGTATGCTTTTAGCCTTGTATTTATGGCTAGTAATTTTGTGGGATGTAGGTGGTGGTTATAATGAATTTAATCAGGAAACTGGTAAGTTCAAAATCTTTCGTTGGGGGTTTCCTGGGAAAGACCGCCAAATTGCCATTGAAAGCTCTATACGGGATATACAGTCTGTCCGCATTTCTATTAAAGAAGGTCTCAATCCTCAACGGGCACTTTATCTCAAGGTCAAGGGGAGAAGGGATATTCCCTTAACTCGTGTTGGTCAACCCCTATCCTTATCAGAGCTGGAAACTCAAGGGGCCCAATTGGCTCGTTTTCTGGGCGTTCCCTTGGAAGGACTCTAA
- a CDS encoding beta-ketoacyl-ACP synthase, translating to MLKVFVTGIGLVSALGTTLEESWQNLLWGKSGIKLHQLFPELPPVPLGLIHHQPLSLNSLTPQVVDQALQDAKLSPPLPDCAVVIGSSRGYQASWEKLAQQMDGNQPRLNLEHWLDSLPVMNAITVARQISCLGTVLAPMAACSTGIWAIAQAVMLIQSGQCHQAIAGAIESPITPLTICGFQQMGALAKTGAYPFDINREGLVLGEGGAVFVLESQESIKQRELTPENIYGEILGFGLTADAFHGNKPEPQAKSGMLAIKQCLERSNLIEVDIDYIHAHGTGTKINDQIEGKIIQELFPPQVAISSTKGATGHTLGASGSLGVAFSLMAIKNQILPPNVGLKHKEMNLNLVTAARKSRVEHVLCCSFGFGGQNTVITLGRWN from the coding sequence TTGCTTAAGGTTTTTGTTACCGGTATTGGTTTAGTTTCCGCTTTGGGTACGACCCTGGAAGAAAGCTGGCAGAATTTACTCTGGGGTAAGAGTGGGATTAAATTGCACCAGCTCTTCCCAGAATTGCCACCTGTTCCCCTGGGTTTAATCCATCACCAACCACTATCTTTGAACAGTTTGACCCCCCAAGTTGTAGACCAGGCCCTACAGGACGCTAAGTTGTCCCCTCCTTTACCTGATTGTGCCGTAGTTATCGGTTCTAGTCGCGGTTACCAAGCATCCTGGGAAAAGTTGGCACAACAAATGGATGGTAATCAGCCCCGGTTAAATCTGGAACATTGGTTGGATAGTTTACCAGTGATGAATGCTATCACAGTTGCTAGACAAATTTCCTGTCTGGGAACTGTTTTAGCCCCAATGGCAGCCTGCTCTACCGGTATTTGGGCGATCGCTCAAGCTGTAATGTTGATTCAAAGTGGTCAATGTCATCAAGCGATCGCCGGTGCTATTGAGTCTCCAATTACACCGTTGACTATTTGTGGATTTCAGCAAATGGGGGCTTTGGCTAAGACGGGAGCCTATCCCTTTGATATTAATCGAGAGGGTTTAGTTTTGGGCGAGGGGGGAGCAGTGTTTGTCTTGGAATCTCAAGAGTCAATAAAACAGCGTGAGTTAACCCCAGAAAATATTTACGGAGAAATTCTAGGTTTTGGCTTGACAGCAGATGCTTTTCATGGTAACAAGCCAGAACCACAAGCTAAAAGTGGGATGCTAGCCATCAAGCAATGTTTAGAACGTAGTAATTTGATTGAGGTAGATATAGACTATATTCATGCCCACGGTACGGGTACTAAGATCAATGATCAAATAGAGGGTAAAATCATACAAGAGTTATTTCCCCCCCAGGTAGCCATTAGTTCCACCAAGGGTGCCACTGGTCACACCTTAGGAGCATCAGGGTCATTGGGTGTAGCTTTTTCCTTAATGGCCATCAAAAACCAAATATTGCCCCCTAATGTGGGACTAAAGCACAAAGAAATGAACTTAAACTTGGTGACAGCAGCAAGAAAAAGTCGGGTGGAACATGTTCTATGCTGTAGTTTTGGGTTTGGAGGACAAAACACGGTGATTACTTTGGGAAGGTGGAATTAA